One genomic region from Saccharomyces cerevisiae S288C chromosome XI, complete sequence encodes:
- the DEF1 gene encoding DNA damage-responsive RNA polymerase-degradation factor DEF1 (RNAPII degradation factor; forms a complex with Rad26p in chromatin, enables ubiquitination and proteolysis of RNAPII present in an elongation complex; interacts with general transcription factor TFIIH; mutant is deficient in Zip1p loading onto chromosomes during meiosis; null mutant is prone to self-diploidization; null mutation can be functionally complemented by human UBAP2 and UBAP2): MSTQFRKSNHNSHSSKKLNPALKSKIDTLTELFPDWTSDDLIDIVQEYDDLETIIDKITSGAVTRWDEVKKPAKKEKYEKKEQQHSYVPQQHLPNPEDDITYKSSNNSNSFTSTKHNSSNNYTQARNKKKVQTPRAHTTGKHVNLDKGKHVPSKPVSNTTSWAAAVSVDTKHDVPQDSNDNNNEELEAQGQQAQEKNQEKEQEEQQQQEGHNNKEEHKQIEQPSLSSKKTTSRTSASQPKKMSWAAIATPKPKAVKKTESPLENVAELKKEISDIKKDDQKSEASEEKVNEQETSAQEQEEETAEPSEENEDRVPEVDGEEVQEEAEKKEQVKEEEQTAEELEQEQDNVAAPEEEVTVVEEKVEISAVISEPPEDQANTVPQPQQQSQQPQQPQQPQQPQQPQQPQQQQQPQQPQQPQQQLQQQQQQQQQPVQAQAQAQEEQLSQNYYTQQQQQQYAQQQHQLQQQYLSQQQQYAQQQQQHPQPQSQQPQSQQSPQSQKQGNNVAAQQYYMYQNQFPGYSYPGMFDSQGYAYGQQYQQLAQNNAQTSGNANQYNFQQGYGQAGANTAAANLTSAAAAAAASPATAHAQPQQQQPYGGSFMPYYAHFYQQSFPYGQPQYGVAGQYPYQLPKNNYNYYQTQNGQEQQSPNQGVAQHSEDSQQKQSQQQQQQQPQGQPQPEVQMQNGQPVNPQQQMQFQQYYQFQQQQQQAAAAAAAAAQQGVPYGYNGYDYNSKNSRGFY, from the coding sequence atgtCTACACAATTTAGGAAGTCTAATCATAATAGTCATAGTAGTAAAAAACTAAATCCTGCGCTAAAGTCCAAAATAGATACGCTTACAGAATTGTTCCCTGACTGGACGAGTGATGATTTAATTGATATAgttcaagaatatgatgatttggaaactataattgataaaattaCTTCCGGCGCAGTGACAAGATGGGATGAAGTAAAGAAACCTGCtaagaaggaaaaatatgaaaaaaaggagcaACAACACTCATATGTCCCTCAACAACATTTGCCAAATCCAGAAGATGATATTACATATAAGAGTTCTAATAATAGCAATTCTTTTACTTCTACAAAGCATAACAGTAGTAACAATTATACTCAAGCCAGAAATAAGAAGAAGGTACAAACACCACGAGCTCATACAACCGGGAAACATGTTAATCTCGACAAGGGGAAGCACGTACCATCCAAGCCTGTTTCAAACACTACATCGTGGGCAGCAGCTGTTTCTGTAGATACTAAACATGACGTTCCTCAAGATTCAAAtgataacaataatgaagaattagAAGCACAAGGGCAACAAGCGCAGGagaaaaatcaagaaaaagagcaagaagagcaacaacagcaggAAGGGCATAAtaacaaagaagaacacAAACAAATAGAGCAACcttctttatcttcaaagaaaacaactTCTAGGACATCTGCTTCAcaaccaaagaaaatgtcGTGGGCTGCAATTGCTACACCAAAGCCAAAGGCTGTTAAAAAGACCGAGTCTCCTCTTGAAAACGTTGCtgaattgaagaaagaaataagcGATATTAAGAAGGATGACCAAAAGTCTGAAGCtagtgaagaaaaagttaatGAACAAGAAACATCTGCACAAGAACAAGAGGAGGAGACTGCTGAACcttctgaagaaaatgaagacaGAGTCCCTGAAGTGGACGGAGAAGAAGTCCaagaagaagctgaaaaaaaggaacaagTAAAAGAAGAGGAACAGACAGCGGAAGAGCTggaacaagaacaagataATGTTGCTGCtccagaagaagaagttacagttgttgaagaaaaggttGAAATTAGTGCTGTTATTTCAGAGCCTCCAGAAGATCAAGCTAATACTGTACCTCAACCACAACAACAATCCCAACAACCACAGCAACCACAGCAACCACAGCAACCACAGCAACCACAGCAACcacagcaacaacaacaaccacAGCAACCACAACAACCACAACAACAActacaacagcaacagcaacagcaacaacaaccagTACAAGCTCAAGCTCAAGCCCAAGAAgaacaattatctcaaaacTACTATActcaacaacagcagcaacaatACGCTCAACAACAGCATCAGTTACAGCAACAGTATTTGTcccaacaacaacaatatgctcagcaacagcaacagcatCCACAACCTCAATCACAACAACCTCAATCACAGCAAAGTCCACAAAGTCAAAAACAAGGGAACAACGTGGCTGCCCAACAGTACTACATGTATCAAAACCAATTTCCTGGATATTCTTATCCAGGTATGTTTGATTCACAAGGATACGCTTACGGTCAACAATATCAGCAACTTGCTCAAAACAACGCTCAAACTAGTGGTAATGCTAACCAATATAATTTCCAACAAGGTTATGGTCAAGCAGGCGCGAACACTGCTGCTGCTAATTTGACTAGTGCTGCCGCTGCTGCTGCCGCTTCTCCAGCTACAGCTCACGCCCAACctcaacaacaacagccaTACGGTGGCTCATTCATGCCATACTACGCCCACTTTTACCAACAGTCATTCCCATATGGTCAACCTCAATACGGTGTAGCTGGTCAATATCCATACCAGTTACCAAAGAACAATTACAACTATTACCAAACTCAAAACGGTCAGGAACAGCAAAGTCCAAATCAAGGTGTTGCCCAGCATTCTGAAGACTCTCAACAGAAGCAATcacaacagcaacagcaacagcaacctCAAGGTCAACCCCAACCTGAAGTTCAAATGCAAAATGGCCAACCTGTTAACCCACAACAACAAATGCAGTTCCAACAATACTATCAAttccaacaacaacagcaacaagcTGCTGCCGCTGCCGCTGCTGCTGCCCAACAAGGTGTACCATATGGCTACAACGGTTATGATTACAATtctaaaaattcaagagGTTTCTACTAA
- the OAR1 gene encoding 3-oxoacyl-[acyl-carrier-protein] reductase (NADPH) (Mitochondrial 3-oxoacyl-[acyl-carrier-protein] reductase; may comprise a type II mitochondrial fatty acid synthase along with Mct1p; human homolog CBR4 complements yeast null mutant), which yields MHYLPVAIVTGATRGIGKAICQKLFQKGLSCIILGSTKESIERTAIDRGQLQSGLSYQRQCAIAIDFKKWPHWLDYESYDGIEYFKDRPPLKQKYSTLFDPCNKWSNNERRYYVNLLINCAGLTQESLSVRTTASQIQDIMNVNFMSPVTMTNICIKYMMKSQRRWPELSGQSARPTIVNISSILHSGKMKVPGTSVYSASKAALSRFTEVLAAEMEPRNIRCFTISPGLVKGTDMIQNLPVEAKEMLERTIGASGTSAPAEIAEEVWSLYSRTALET from the coding sequence ATGCATTATTTGCCTGTTGCGATAGTAACAGGTGCCACTAGGGGTATAGGCAAGGCAATATGTCAAAAGTTATTTCAAAAGGGTTTAAGTTGCATTATACTTGGGTCTACTAAAGAAAGTATAGAGCGCACCGCGATAGATAGAGGCCAATTACAATCGGGATTATCATATCAGCGGCAATGTGCTATAGCAATTGATTTTAAGAAATGGCCTCACTGGCTTGACTATGAGTCATATGACGGTATCgaatatttcaaagatAGACCGCCCTTGAAACAGAAATATTCCACATTGTTCGACCCATGTAACAAATGGTCAAATAATGAACGCCGCTACTACGTAAACTTATTGATTAACTGCGCAGGCTTGACTCAAGAATCATTAAGTGTAAGAACCACTGCATCTCAAATTCAGGACATAATGAATGTTAACTTTATGAGCCCTGTGACGATGACAAACATCTGTATTAAGTATATGATGAAGTCGCAAAGGAGATGGCCGGAACTCAGTGGTCAATCTGCTCGACCCACCATCGTAAATATTTCCTCCATTCTACACTCCGGAAAAATGAAGGTTCCAGGTACATCTGTTTACTCCGCCTCTAAAGCCGCACTGTCCAGATTTACAGAAGTTTTAGCTGCAGAAATGGAACCAAGAAACATTAGGTGTTTTACGATATCTCCAGGTTTAGTCAAAGGGACCGATATGATCCAAAATTTGCCAGTGGAGGCTAAAGAAATGCTGGAGAGAACCATTGGGGCAAGCGGTACAAGCGCACCCGCTGAAATAGCGGAAGAAGTCTGGTCTCTATACAGTAGAACTGCTTTGGAGAcgtaa
- the TMA19 gene encoding Tma19p (Protein that associates with ribosomes; homolog of translationally controlled tumor protein; green fluorescent protein (GFP)-fusion protein localizes to the cytoplasm and relocates to the mitochondrial outer surface upon oxidative stress; homolog of human TPT1) gives MIIYKDIFSNDELLSDAYDAKLVDDVIYEADCAMVNVGGDNIDIGANPSAEGGDDDVEEGAEMVNNVVHSFRLQQTAFDKKSFLTYIKGYMKAVKAKLQETNPEEVPKFEKGAQTYVKKVIGSFKDWEFFTGESMDPDAMVVMLNYREDGTTPFVAIWKHGIVEEKI, from the coding sequence ATGATTATTTACAAGGATATCTTCTCTAACGACGAATTGTTGTCTGATGCTTACGACGCTAAGTTAGTTGATGACGTTATCTACGAAGCCGACTGTGCTATGGTCAATGTCGGAGGTGACAACATCGATATCGGTGCTAACCCATCTGCTGAAGGTGGTGACGatgatgttgaagaaggtGCTGAAATGGTCAACAACGTTGTCCACTCTTTCCGTCTACAACAAACCGCTTTTGACAAGAAGTCCTTCTTGACCTACATTAAGGGTTACATGAAGGCTGTTAAAGCTAAGTTGCAAGAAACTAACCCAGAAGAAGTTCCTAAATTCGAAAAGGGTGCTCAAACTTACGTCAAGAAGGTTATTGGTTCTTTCAAGGACTGGGAGTTCTTCACTGGTGAATCCATGGACCCAGATGCCATGGTTGTCATGTTGAACTACCGTGAAGATGGTACCACTCCATTTGTTGCCATCTGGAAGCACGGTATTgtggaagaaaagatctAA
- the ASK1 gene encoding Ask1p (Essential subunit of the Dam1 complex (aka DASH complex); couples kinetochores to the force produced by MT depolymerization thereby aiding in chromosome segregation; phosphorylated during the cell cycle by cyclin-dependent kinases; sumoylated in an Mms21p-dependent manner; protein abundance increases in response to DNA replication stress) — protein MDSASKEETLEKLDQEITVNLQKIDSNLSFCFHKITQDIIPHVATYSEICERIMDSTEWLGTMFQETGLVNLQANAAAPVGNAPVKSLVSNNVGIFPTSAEEASRQSQTDNGPNEADSAVHVNRDVHSMFNNDSIDDFHTANITSTGQILKLPDSSDEDTGSEAVPSREQTDLTGEGHGGADDEQDESTIQRQSRKRKISLLLQQQYGSSSSMVPSPIVPNKMRKQLAHEEHINNDGDNDDENSNNIESSPLKQGHHHPKGQADDNNEGPDEEESTKEVPKPGTIIHFSTNR, from the coding sequence ATGGATTCTGCAAGCAAAGAGGAAACATTGGAAAAACTTGATCAAGAAATTACAGTGAACCTGCAGAAGATAGACTCTAACTTGAGTTTCTGCTTTCATAAGATCACCCAGGACATCATCCCACACGTGGCTACATATTCAGAAATATGTGAGCGGATCATGGATAGCACCGAATGGCTGGGGACTATGTTTCAAGAGACTGGGCTGGTGAATTTGCAGGCAAATGCAGCTGCACCAGTGGGAAACGCTCCAGTCAAAAGCCTTGTGAGCAATAATGTTGGTATATTTCCTACATCCGCTGAAGAGGCGAGTAGGCAGTCCCAGACAGACAATGGGCCTAACGAGGCAGATTCAGCTGTACATGTCAACCGGGATGTCCATTCTATGTTTAATAACGACAGTATAGATGATTTCCACACAGCGAATATAACATCCACGGGACAGATATTGAAACTTCCGGACTCTAGCGACGAAGATACTGGTTCAGAGGCGGTGCCTTCAAGGGAGCAAACAGACCTTACAGGCGAGGGTCATGGTGGAGCTGATGATGAGCAAGATGAAAGTACAATACAGAGACAAAGCCgcaaaagaaagatttcGCTACTTTTGCAGCAGCAGTACGGGTCTAGTTCCAGCATGGTACCGTCTCCGATTGTGCCCAATAAAATGCGGAAGCAACTGGCTCATGAAGAACATATTAATAACGACGGCGATAACGACGATGAGAACAGCAATAATATAGAGAGCTCGCCTCTGAAGCAGGGGCACCACCACCCGAAGGGACAAGCGGATGATAACAACGAAGGGCccgatgaagaagagagTACGAAAGAAGTACCAAAGCCTGGGACCATCATTCATTTTTCTACGAATAGATAG
- the SFK1 gene encoding Sfk1p (Protein that regulates phospholipid asymmetry at plasma membrane; may act to generate normal levels of PI4P; may act together with or upstream of Stt4p; at least partially mediates proper localization of Stt4p to the plasma membrane), producing the protein MIQFKSPGNWLFIVPWIAFIPWYGMLIAMLICWASQGHPIYWFMHSEQFPVYISDIGATNLRPLFISCAGWQGLGYVITVALEFFQRSGYLPFQLKKKDPSISDSTSYAEKLHSGKYLMPPYYTKDERNLIFAAFVLGSIGELALLFSSIFSTALYHRVHIAMVSVFVVFMFLSTCCLIAEYFLMGRHYASVHPLASPHFNPQSSEKSFNQDYNTVDELPWYKWKGHVWNKFTISATLKVIWLTLAVVWAICFGAINDRSKSACFEWLLAFWFGIIFMILSADFYLGGRYRQSRYFNHVESFSGYYKYDKALGLYHSEDVLPSDDNAGVIATETASSNIYNNSSSNESIQVVV; encoded by the coding sequence ATGATTCAATTTAAAAGTCCAGGTAACTGGCTGTTCATAGTACCCTGGATTGCCTTCATTCCATGGTATGGTATGCTGATAGCCATGCTTATTTGCTGGGCCAGTCAAGGCCATCCCATATATTGGTTCATGCACTCGGAGCAATTCCCTGTGTACATTTCAGATATAGGTGCCACTAATTTAAGGCCACTGTTTATATCGTGCGCCGGCTGGCAGGGTCTAGGCTATGTAATCACTGTTGCCCTTgagttttttcaaagatcCGGCTATCTGCCTTTccaactgaaaaaaaaagaccCTTCTATCTCTGATTCCACATCTTATGCTGAGAAATTGCACAGCGGTAAATACTTAATGCCTCCATATTACACAAAGGATGAACGGAACCTGATTTTCGCAGCTTTTGTTCTCGGCAGCATTGGTGAACTAGCCCTTTTATTCAGTTCCATCTTCTCAACCGCCCTGTACCATCGCGTTCACATTGCTATGGTCTCTGTTTTCGTCGTCTTCATGTTCCTATCCACTTGCTGCTTGATTGCAGAGTATTTCCTCATGGGAAGGCACTATGCCTCAGTCCACCCCCTAGCCAGCCCTCATTTCAATCCTCAATCATCTGAAAAAAGCTTTAACCAAGATTATAACACTGTGGATGAGCTGCCTTGGTATAAATGGAAAGGCCATGTATGGAATAAATTTACCATCAGTGCAACTCTAAAAGTTATATGGTTAACTCTCGCAGTTGTATGGGCCATTTGTTTTGGTGCTATCAATGATAGATCTAAGAGTGCTTGTTTCGAATGGTTGCTAGCATTTTGGTTTGGTATCATATTTATGATTCTTTCCGCCGACTTTTATTTAGGTGGAAGATACAGACAATCCCGCTATTTCAACCACGTGGAATCATTTTCGGGTTATTACAAGTATGACAAGGCGCTAGGCCTCTACCACAGTGAAGACGTTTTGCCTTCGGACGATAACGCCGGCGTGATTGCCACAGAAACAGCAtcttcaaatatttacaaTAATTCCTCTTCCAACGAATCTATTCAAGTAGTCGTATGA
- the MDM35 gene encoding Mdm35p (Mitochondrial intermembrane space protein; forms complex with Ups2p that transfers phosphatidylserine from outer membrane to inner membrane for phosphatidylethanolamine synthesis; mutation affects mitochondrial distribution and morphology; contains twin cysteine-x9-cysteine motifs; protein abundance increases in response to DNA replication stress): MGNIMSASFAPECTDLKTKYDSCFNEWYSEKFLKGKSVENECSKQWYAYTTCVNAALVKQGIKPALDEAREEAPFENGGKLKEVDK; the protein is encoded by the coding sequence ATGGGGAATATAATGTCAGCTAGTTTTGCGCCTGAATGCACTGACCTGAAGACGAAATACGATAGTTGTTTTAATGAATGGTATAGCGAAAAATTCCTGAAGGGAAAATCCGTTGAGAACGAGTGCTCAAAACAATGGTACGCTTATACTACATGTGTCAACGCAGCTCTCGTCAAACAAGGTATTAAGCCTGCTCTAGACGAAGCTAGGGAGGAGGCGCCGTTTGAAAATGGCGGCAAACTAAAAGAAGTTGACAAATGA